A single region of the Anaerococcus urinomassiliensis genome encodes:
- a CDS encoding DUF4230 domain-containing protein, which translates to MNKKEKRGLKQGLIGGLIIAIILIGGSIYVKNNFVPKEETLISSETVESSLKEAKELTTLKYHYKNIASFENSQEFQGFKLPFTTKSFLYTYEGVIHAGVDLDKAKIDVNNEYKTISVSLPKSKILSHDIDENSVMFYDEKNSIFNPLEIEDYSNFRKEEEAKVEKEAIDKGLLDEAYKQSKKSIEDILNINPEIAEHYTINVK; encoded by the coding sequence ATGAATAAAAAAGAAAAAAGAGGACTCAAACAAGGTCTTATAGGTGGCCTTATAATAGCTATAATCTTAATTGGTGGTAGCATCTATGTCAAAAACAACTTTGTTCCAAAGGAAGAAACTCTTATTAGTTCTGAAACTGTTGAATCTTCGCTCAAAGAAGCCAAGGAGCTCACTACACTCAAATACCACTACAAAAATATTGCGTCTTTTGAAAATAGCCAAGAATTTCAAGGTTTCAAATTACCATTTACAACAAAAAGTTTTTTGTATACTTACGAAGGAGTAATTCACGCTGGTGTAGACCTGGATAAGGCAAAGATAGATGTCAACAACGAATATAAAACAATAAGTGTTAGTCTACCAAAATCCAAGATTTTAAGTCACGATATTGATGAGAATTCTGTAATGTTCTATGATGAGAAGAATTCAATCTTTAATCCCTTGGAGATAGAAGATTATTCTAATTTTAGAAAAGAAGAAGAAGCAAAGGTAGAAAAGGAAGCTATTGACAAGGGCTTGTTGGATGAAGCTTATAAACAAAGCAAAAAATCAATCGAAGATATTTTAAATATCAACCCAGAAATAGCAGAACATTATACAATAAATGTAAAATAA
- a CDS encoding heparan-alpha-glucosaminide N-acetyltransferase domain-containing protein, protein MKRNYFIDKLRGFTIVSMVLFHLMYNINYYWQVSWYDGTLINKIWQMSIATSFFTISGLTSNFLSPSKNIKRGMVTSIIGFAISLVTYLFAREQLIIWGVLNGLGACMIITGLLQKYIKINPKLFFVFFLLFIITYNVPRGSLYDIDFIKNLYDKNLFILGFPGEIFTSSDYFPIIPWLFIFIGGYLLGKFIRIKDKSSKANDSLLAKIGRHSMEIYLAHQIILYPLVTLIYNLAQK, encoded by the coding sequence ATGAAAAGAAATTATTTTATAGACAAATTGCGTGGATTTACCATTGTATCTATGGTATTATTCCACCTTATGTATAACATCAACTACTACTGGCAAGTTTCTTGGTATGACGGGACCCTTATAAATAAGATATGGCAAATGTCTATCGCCACATCTTTTTTTACTATTTCTGGCCTTACATCCAATTTTTTAAGTCCAAGCAAAAATATCAAAAGAGGCATGGTCACTTCAATTATAGGATTTGCTATAAGCCTAGTAACCTACCTCTTTGCGCGAGAACAGTTAATAATCTGGGGAGTCCTAAATGGACTTGGGGCTTGTATGATAATAACAGGGCTTTTGCAAAAATATATTAAGATCAATCCTAAGTTATTTTTTGTATTTTTCTTATTATTTATCATAACATACAATGTGCCAAGAGGATCCTTGTATGATATTGATTTTATCAAGAATTTATATGATAAGAACCTATTTATCCTAGGTTTTCCAGGAGAAATTTTTACTTCTAGTGATTATTTCCCTATAATTCCTTGGCTTTTTATATTTATAGGAGGATATTTGCTTGGAAAATTTATTAGAATTAAAGATAAATCTTCAAAAGCTAATGACTCATTATTAGCAAAAATCGGCCGCCATTCTATGGAAATTTACCTGGCCCATCAGATAATTCTTTATCCTCTTGTGACGCTTATCTATAATTTGGCACAAAAATAA
- a CDS encoding DUF4177 domain-containing protein → MYSYEFVDVKISNGLKETKDNNIKECEKIIKEKASEGYRLVQIIPVPNEKWQLYSAQYYKIILEKEI, encoded by the coding sequence ATGTACTCCTATGAATTTGTCGATGTTAAAATTTCAAATGGACTAAAGGAAACTAAGGATAATAATATCAAAGAATGTGAAAAAATCATAAAGGAGAAAGCATCTGAGGGCTACAGACTAGTTCAAATAATTCCTGTTCCTAATGAAAAGTGGCAATTATATAGTGCACAATATTATAAAATAATTTTGGAAAAAGAAATATGA
- a CDS encoding type 1 glutamine amidotransferase domain-containing protein produces the protein MKKIAVLIENNFEESELLYPYHRFREDFEVDLVGTEADSEYVGKSGGLKVKSDLASKDVKASDYDAVYIPGGYSPDSMRKCEATVKFVKEMHEAGKLVGAVCHGPWVLVEADILKGVKATSVKTISTDVKNAGANWVDEETVVDQNIITARTPKDLPVQIKSFVEELNK, from the coding sequence ATGAAAAAAATAGCAGTACTAATTGAAAATAATTTTGAAGAAAGTGAATTGCTTTATCCATACCATAGATTTAGAGAAGATTTTGAAGTCGACCTAGTAGGAACAGAAGCAGATAGCGAATATGTAGGCAAGTCTGGTGGATTAAAAGTAAAATCAGATTTAGCAAGTAAAGATGTAAAAGCTAGTGACTACGATGCTGTCTACATCCCAGGTGGTTATTCTCCAGATTCCATGAGAAAATGTGAAGCCACAGTAAAATTTGTAAAAGAAATGCACGAAGCTGGAAAACTTGTTGGTGCAGTTTGCCACGGTCCATGGGTTCTAGTAGAGGCAGATATCCTAAAAGGAGTAAAAGCAACATCAGTTAAAACTATTAGTACAGATGTGAAAAATGCTGGTGCAAACTGGGTTGATGAAGAAACTGTAGTCGACCAAAATATTATAACAGCAAGAACACCAAAAGACTTGCCAGTTCAAATCAAATCTTTTGTAGAAGAACTTAACAAATAA
- a CDS encoding ATP-dependent helicase — MILTDKQILAKNHKNGPCMVLAVPGAGKTTMLLERIDELSKEINPEKILSLTFSRTQAMDMKKRFERKEDIDYKTNFMTIHAFCYLVIRNYYKSQNRRLKILESDDSYNKYNLIQKIYFDINNRTMSNEDLKSFFSYVGHMRNSLSDISYLTKSDIKNIEKIYRIYENFKKENFYIDFDDMQTLAYRLLSEDRRLLRSVKNKYKYIQLDEGQDTSILQFKILEKIVFPENNLMVVADDDQSIYGFRAANPEYLLNFTNVFKDAKIITMNENHRSSTQIVNVSDSFIKLNKNRYEKNIFTKNPQKNKVNLVYRKDSYDAYKYIINHIEDGKTNAILYRNNISSLNLVSFLMEDKIKFAINSGSYDFFDSIIIKDMEKIIYFSEHPDDVEVFYDIYYKIKTYLTKEEVRKLEYKPINSSIFDHLYEIVDDEKAYNLMAKEKQIKHIRRLTIDRKISYIYSYMGYKDYIKMFSSKYKEVIFNKDLYLESIINFTKGLKTIDEFYDKVIAYKNYVNTNKNANIILSTIHKSKGLEYDNVFIVDLVKNEFPMIVYQDDKENELEEERRIFYVAMTRARENLHLVSIKNRFGIKVEPSPFYLYIKNQ; from the coding sequence ATGATACTTACAGACAAACAAATTTTAGCAAAAAATCACAAAAATGGCCCTTGTATGGTCCTAGCAGTACCTGGAGCAGGAAAGACAACCATGCTTTTGGAGAGAATTGATGAACTTTCCAAAGAAATTAATCCAGAAAAAATCCTATCTCTAACTTTTTCCAGAACCCAGGCTATGGATATGAAAAAAAGATTTGAAAGAAAAGAAGACATAGACTACAAAACAAACTTTATGACTATCCATGCTTTTTGCTACCTGGTAATTAGAAATTATTACAAAAGTCAAAATCGCAGGCTAAAAATTTTGGAAAGTGATGATAGCTACAACAAGTACAATCTCATACAAAAAATATATTTTGACATAAATAATCGCACTATGAGCAATGAAGATCTAAAAAGCTTTTTTTCCTATGTGGGTCACATGAGAAATTCCTTATCTGACATATCCTATCTTACAAAATCTGATATCAAAAATATAGAAAAAATTTATAGGATATATGAAAATTTCAAAAAAGAAAATTTTTATATAGATTTTGATGATATGCAGACCTTAGCTTATAGACTCTTATCCGAAGATCGTCGTTTATTGAGATCTGTTAAAAACAAATATAAGTACATACAACTAGACGAGGGACAAGATACTTCTATCTTGCAATTTAAAATTCTTGAAAAAATAGTTTTTCCAGAAAACAATCTCATGGTAGTAGCTGATGATGACCAGTCTATATACGGCTTCAGGGCTGCAAATCCTGAGTATCTATTAAATTTCACAAATGTCTTTAAAGATGCAAAGATTATTACCATGAATGAAAATCACAGGTCTTCTACTCAAATAGTAAATGTTAGCGATAGCTTCATAAAGCTTAATAAAAATAGGTATGAAAAAAATATATTTACTAAAAACCCTCAAAAAAATAAGGTAAATCTAGTATACAGAAAAGATTCATATGATGCCTACAAATACATAATAAATCACATAGAAGATGGCAAAACAAATGCTATTTTATATAGGAACAACATTTCTTCTCTAAATCTTGTGAGTTTTCTCATGGAAGATAAGATCAAATTTGCTATAAATAGTGGATCTTATGATTTTTTTGACTCTATAATCATCAAAGATATGGAAAAAATAATTTATTTTTCAGAACATCCGGACGACGTCGAAGTTTTTTATGATATTTATTACAAAATCAAAACTTACTTAACAAAAGAAGAAGTGAGGAAATTAGAATATAAACCTATTAATTCTAGTATATTTGATCATCTATATGAAATAGTCGATGATGAAAAAGCCTACAATCTCATGGCTAAAGAAAAGCAAATAAAACACATTAGAAGGCTAACTATAGATCGCAAAATCTCATATATTTATTCCTATATGGGCTATAAGGATTACATCAAAATGTTCTCTAGTAAGTACAAGGAAGTTATTTTTAACAAGGACTTATATCTCGAAAGTATAATCAATTTTACTAAGGGACTAAAAACTATTGATGAATTTTATGATAAGGTTATAGCTTACAAGAATTATGTAAATACAAACAAAAATGCCAATATAATCCTATCAACCATCCACAAGTCCAAGGGTCTAGAATACGACAATGTTTTTATAGTAGATCTAGTCAAGAATGAGTTCCCCATGATAGTTTACCAAGATGATAAGGAAAATGAGCTTGAAGAAGAACGTAGAATCTTTTATGTAGCTATGACTAGGGCCAGAGAAAATCTTCACTTAGTAAGCATCAAAAATCGCTTTGGAATCAAGGTTGAGCCTTCTCCTTTCTACCTATATATTAAAAATCAATAA
- a CDS encoding nitroreductase family protein — METKNFLKYRISTRDYKNEKLAEDISKKIYEIVDAQAEKLGKENLAFLLNTDGESVYKALDGVAGYRGVMIKAPAYIAIDARNNDPATIVKGAYGAEAIITELSKLGLGTCWITVSEVDELVKQTAFSYSEGDINILLAVGYPLDDEAHEHSYFDRGATEDLVFLGDFDTPATDEDLKYRGLGHIFDYAKFAPSTNNRQPWRFLIVDDEMRLYIEDYNGYENLIDAGIMMYYIDELSKAYAMPLGFEVDPKIGNDKYTYIGMTKM; from the coding sequence ATGGAAACCAAAAATTTTTTGAAATATAGGATTTCTACTAGAGATTATAAGAATGAAAAATTGGCCGAAGATATTAGCAAAAAAATCTATGAGATCGTAGATGCTCAAGCAGAAAAATTAGGCAAAGAAAACCTAGCTTTCCTACTAAATACAGATGGAGAATCTGTATACAAGGCTCTTGATGGAGTTGCAGGCTATAGGGGTGTTATGATAAAGGCACCAGCTTATATTGCTATTGATGCACGTAACAACGATCCAGCGACCATAGTCAAGGGAGCTTATGGAGCAGAGGCTATCATTACAGAACTTTCTAAGCTTGGTTTGGGAACTTGCTGGATTACAGTAAGTGAAGTGGATGAACTAGTAAAACAAACTGCATTTAGCTATTCAGAAGGAGATATAAATATATTGCTTGCTGTTGGCTATCCTTTAGATGATGAGGCTCATGAACATAGTTATTTTGACAGAGGCGCTACAGAAGACTTGGTATTTTTAGGTGATTTTGATACACCTGCTACAGATGAGGATCTCAAATATAGGGGATTAGGTCATATATTTGACTACGCAAAATTTGCACCATCAACCAATAACCGTCAACCATGGAGATTTTTGATAGTAGATGATGAAATGCGTCTATATATAGAAGATTACAATGGATATGAAAATTTAATAGATGCAGGTATAATGATGTATTATATAGATGAATTAAGCAAAGCATATGCTATGCCATTAGGATTTGAAGTTGATCCGAAAATAGGAAATGATAAATACACATATATCGGAATGACAAAAATGTAA
- the map gene encoding type I methionyl aminopeptidase encodes MIRLYTEKDFEKMRKAAEILCQTHLALREVIRPGMTTKSLDDFANKFIVDHKKAIPAQLGYSGFPYTLCISVNDEICHGFPSDYVLKEGDIVSIDNVVDLDGGLADSCWSYKVGDLADRDQKLMDVTLEALNRGVKAAVVGNRIGDIGHAIQEYCEVENDFSVIRDFIGHGIGKEMHEDPQVPHYGKAHRGPRIQAGMVFTIEPMIASGNWPMELEDNGWVAKTRDGSNVCQFEHQLIIHEDGPEVITDQSKYALTEEDINFIKSYKF; translated from the coding sequence ATGATAAGATTATATACAGAAAAAGATTTTGAAAAGATGAGAAAGGCAGCAGAGATTTTATGCCAAACTCATCTAGCGCTTAGAGAAGTTATAAGGCCAGGAATGACTACAAAGTCCCTAGATGACTTTGCCAACAAATTTATAGTTGACCACAAAAAAGCAATACCAGCTCAACTTGGTTATAGTGGCTTTCCATATACCCTTTGCATATCAGTAAATGATGAGATCTGTCACGGTTTTCCAAGCGATTATGTCTTAAAAGAAGGGGATATAGTGTCAATTGACAATGTAGTTGACCTTGACGGAGGACTTGCTGATTCTTGCTGGTCATACAAAGTTGGAGATTTGGCAGACAGAGATCAAAAACTAATGGATGTGACACTAGAAGCCTTAAATCGTGGGGTAAAAGCTGCTGTAGTTGGCAATAGGATAGGTGATATTGGCCATGCTATCCAAGAATACTGCGAAGTAGAAAATGATTTTTCAGTAATACGTGATTTTATAGGCCACGGTATAGGCAAAGAAATGCACGAAGATCCACAAGTTCCTCACTATGGCAAGGCTCACAGAGGTCCACGTATTCAAGCTGGCATGGTCTTTACTATAGAACCTATGATAGCTAGTGGAAATTGGCCAATGGAACTAGAGGACAATGGTTGGGTTGCCAAGACTCGCGATGGCTCAAATGTTTGTCAATTTGAACACCAACTAATAATTCACGAAGATGGTCCTGAAGTAATCACTGACCAGAGCAAATATGCCTTGACTGAGGAAGATATAAACTTTATTAAATCATATAAATTTTAA
- a CDS encoding GNAT family N-acetyltransferase, whose protein sequence is MDLINTPSQKNKEFFENLYFSAFPEDERIDTSDLYELYNQGFIEIDLINHNNKNVGFAVIYLNENIHLLSYFAIDPGLRGMGYGSKSLKLLKEKYDDLMIEIESTKFKDADDYSLRNRRKAFYIKNGFKILDTQVDYFGIEMELMATTKDAGIDEYMETYLNIFDDDFVNDNIKLLNM, encoded by the coding sequence ATGGACTTAATAAATACTCCCAGTCAAAAGAATAAAGAATTTTTTGAAAATTTATATTTTTCTGCATTTCCAGAAGATGAACGCATAGACACTTCTGATCTCTATGAACTGTATAATCAGGGTTTTATAGAAATAGACCTTATTAATCATAATAATAAAAATGTTGGATTTGCAGTAATTTACTTAAATGAAAATATTCACTTGCTTTCATACTTTGCCATTGACCCAGGATTAAGAGGTATGGGCTATGGTAGCAAGTCCTTAAAGTTATTAAAGGAAAAATATGATGATTTGATGATTGAAATTGAGTCTACTAAGTTTAAGGACGCAGATGACTATAGTTTGAGAAATAGACGAAAGGCCTTTTATATCAAAAATGGCTTCAAAATTCTAGATACTCAAGTCGATTATTTTGGCATAGAGATGGAACTTATGGCAACCACAAAAGATGCCGGTATAGACGAGTATATGGAGACCTATTTAAATATCTTTGATGATGATTTTGTAAATGATAATATAAAACTGTTGAATATGTAA
- a CDS encoding thymidine kinase yields the protein MKKQGKLIVHTGSMFSGKTTSLWRELYRMKIANYKIAAFKPAVDDRDDERKIVSHDNLELDAIKVEDLNDIFDYATNHELDAIGIDEVQFFPNDPTEVIDIFNKLMDKNITIVVSGLDMDFKTRPFEIIKEIMPIADELTKHHAICASCGEDAWASYRKSADESRIQIGSKDKYEPLCRECYNQKMSEREKTKNQISLEELDN from the coding sequence ATGAAGAAACAAGGAAAATTAATAGTTCATACCGGTTCGATGTTCTCAGGCAAAACTACTTCTCTATGGCGTGAGCTTTATAGGATGAAGATAGCAAATTACAAAATAGCAGCCTTTAAACCAGCAGTTGATGACAGAGATGATGAAAGAAAAATAGTTAGTCATGACAATCTAGAACTAGATGCAATAAAGGTGGAAGATTTAAATGATATTTTCGACTATGCAACAAACCACGAACTTGATGCAATTGGCATCGATGAAGTTCAATTTTTCCCAAATGATCCTACAGAAGTTATAGATATTTTTAACAAGCTAATGGATAAAAATATAACCATAGTAGTATCAGGACTAGATATGGACTTTAAGACTAGACCATTTGAGATTATAAAAGAAATCATGCCTATAGCTGATGAGCTAACCAAACACCATGCCATCTGTGCATCATGTGGTGAAGATGCTTGGGCATCTTATAGGAAGTCTGCTGATGAATCTAGGATTCAAATAGGATCCAAAGATAAGTACGAGCCCCTATGCAGAGAATGTTACAATCAAAAAATGAGCGAAAGAGAAAAAACCAAAAACCAAATTTCACTAGAAGAATTAGACAATTAA
- the ychF gene encoding redox-regulated ATPase YchF, with protein MKLGIVGLPNVGKSTLFNAITKAGALVANYPFATIDPNVGLVNVPDPRLEVLSDMNNSKKIVPAVIEFYDIAGLVRGASKGEGLGNQFLSNIRETDAIVEVLRCFDDPNVTHVDGSVDPIRDIETINLELIYADFEMVDKVLEKRRKVARNDKEVAREVEVLEKVHSVLEEGKSARTLSLTDDEKKLLRAYQLLSNKPIIYVCNVNEEDAADDGKSNPYVEKVRNFAKGENAEVTIVSAKIEYEISELEKEEEKKDFLEMLGLEESGLDKVIRDSYRTLNLISFLTTGEMETRAWTIKNGTKAVDAAGKIHSDISRGFIKAEIVSYDELVDSGSLLNAKEKGLLRMEGKDYIMKDGDVVNFRFNV; from the coding sequence ATGAAACTTGGAATCGTAGGTTTGCCAAACGTTGGGAAATCAACTTTATTTAATGCTATTACTAAGGCAGGGGCTTTGGTTGCAAATTACCCTTTTGCTACTATAGATCCAAATGTTGGCCTTGTAAATGTTCCTGACCCAAGACTTGAAGTTTTGTCCGATATGAACAATTCAAAAAAAATCGTACCAGCTGTTATAGAATTTTATGATATAGCAGGACTTGTAAGAGGAGCAAGCAAGGGCGAGGGACTTGGTAATCAATTTTTGTCAAATATCAGAGAAACAGATGCTATCGTAGAAGTATTAAGATGTTTTGATGACCCAAATGTGACCCACGTTGATGGATCTGTTGATCCAATCCGCGATATAGAAACTATAAATCTAGAACTTATCTATGCTGACTTTGAAATGGTTGATAAGGTCCTAGAAAAACGTAGAAAAGTAGCCAGAAATGATAAAGAAGTTGCTAGAGAAGTTGAGGTCTTAGAAAAAGTTCATAGCGTACTGGAAGAAGGAAAGTCTGCTAGAACCTTAAGCTTAACTGATGATGAGAAAAAACTTCTTAGGGCCTACCAACTCTTATCAAATAAGCCAATAATATATGTATGCAATGTCAACGAAGAAGACGCTGCAGATGACGGTAAGTCCAACCCTTATGTAGAAAAAGTTCGCAACTTTGCCAAGGGAGAAAACGCAGAAGTAACTATAGTATCTGCCAAAATCGAGTATGAAATTTCTGAACTAGAAAAGGAAGAGGAGAAAAAAGACTTCCTAGAAATGCTTGGTCTTGAAGAATCTGGACTTGATAAGGTAATACGTGATTCTTATAGAACTCTAAACCTGATCTCATTCTTAACAACAGGTGAAATGGAAACTAGGGCTTGGACTATAAAAAATGGTACAAAAGCAGTAGATGCCGCTGGCAAAATCCATTCAGATATTTCTAGAGGATTTATTAAAGCAGAAATCGTATCATATGATGAATTAGTAGACTCTGGTTCCCTACTAAATGCCAAGGAAAAAGGTCTATTGAGGATGGAAGGCAAGGATTACATCATGAAAGACGGCGATGTAGTAAACTTCCGCTTTAATGTTTAG
- a CDS encoding aminopeptidase P family protein: MDINQRIESLRKLMNDRKIEAYIIPTSDPHQSEYLGDSYKDREFISGFTGSAGTAVVTTDGAKLWTDSRYFLQADKELANSEFELMKIADDNYPTLEEYLDEVVSEFGKIAFNGNVFSVKEYKKLSESMGSRTLVSDVDYISKLWNDRPALPEDKVWLLDEKYAGDSAETKISRVRDVMDANGYDYYFIGAVEDICWLLNIRGNDIDYNPVVLSYCLISKDRVYLCIDENKLDDEVKAYLDENNIKIHSYDYIFTLLKNIPGKNRIFLDPERCNVAIYDSINSNVKISTGTNITENMKAIKSETEIKNTKEAYIIDGVTLVKFFNWLEVGASTGTLNEYVASKKLHELRSENETFIEDSFESIVGYKDNAAIVHYAPSDIGSKTISKEGMILIDSGAHYLEGTTDITRTIALGNLKEDEKIDYTLVLKSHIALFLSKFKNKTTGQRLDAIAKNPLWKAGKDFFHGTGHGVGYLLTVHEGPQRIAQGSDIEFKENMFTSVEPGLYIANSHGIRIENQAVVKKAFENEFGKFLEFENLTYVPIDTRPIKTEMLTNEEIDWINDYNKKCQEVLSPHLEGSDLEYLKESCKEI; the protein is encoded by the coding sequence ATGGATATCAATCAACGTATAGAATCTTTAAGAAAATTGATGAATGATAGAAAAATTGAAGCTTACATTATCCCAACTTCTGATCCTCACCAATCAGAATACTTGGGTGATTCATATAAGGATAGGGAATTCATATCTGGATTTACTGGATCTGCTGGAACTGCTGTAGTTACAACAGATGGGGCAAAACTTTGGACTGATTCAAGGTATTTTTTGCAAGCTGATAAAGAATTAGCTAATAGTGAATTTGAACTTATGAAAATTGCTGATGACAATTACCCAACTTTAGAAGAATACTTAGACGAAGTAGTTAGTGAATTTGGCAAGATAGCCTTTAATGGCAATGTATTTTCTGTCAAAGAATACAAAAAACTAAGCGAATCAATGGGATCTAGGACCTTGGTTTCTGATGTGGACTACATATCAAAACTTTGGAATGATAGGCCAGCTTTGCCAGAGGATAAAGTTTGGCTATTAGATGAAAAGTACGCTGGTGATAGCGCAGAGACAAAAATATCTAGAGTTCGTGATGTCATGGATGCAAATGGTTATGATTACTATTTTATTGGTGCAGTTGAAGATATTTGTTGGCTGCTAAATATTAGGGGAAATGATATAGACTACAATCCTGTTGTTTTATCATATTGTTTGATTAGCAAAGACAGAGTTTACCTATGCATAGATGAAAACAAGCTTGATGATGAAGTTAAGGCTTATCTTGATGAAAATAATATAAAAATCCACTCATACGATTATATTTTCACATTACTTAAAAATATCCCAGGGAAAAATAGGATTTTCCTAGATCCAGAAAGATGTAATGTTGCTATTTACGACTCAATTAATTCCAATGTAAAGATCTCCACTGGCACAAATATTACAGAAAATATGAAAGCTATTAAATCTGAAACAGAGATAAAAAATACAAAGGAAGCTTACATTATCGATGGAGTTACTCTGGTTAAATTCTTTAACTGGTTAGAGGTTGGAGCAAGCACAGGAACACTAAACGAATATGTGGCTAGCAAGAAACTTCATGAACTTAGAAGTGAAAATGAAACTTTCATTGAAGATTCTTTTGAATCTATTGTTGGATATAAGGATAATGCAGCAATTGTTCACTATGCACCATCAGACATTGGCTCAAAAACAATTAGCAAAGAAGGAATGATTTTGATAGACTCTGGAGCTCATTACCTAGAAGGAACTACAGATATTACAAGAACTATAGCCCTAGGTAATCTCAAAGAAGACGAAAAAATTGACTATACACTAGTTTTAAAATCACATATTGCATTATTTTTGAGCAAATTCAAAAACAAGACTACAGGACAAAGACTTGATGCTATCGCAAAAAATCCACTATGGAAAGCAGGGAAGGATTTCTTCCACGGAACGGGACACGGGGTAGGATACCTACTAACAGTACATGAGGGACCACAAAGAATTGCCCAAGGCTCTGACATTGAGTTTAAAGAAAATATGTTTACTTCTGTAGAACCAGGCCTATACATTGCAAACAGCCATGGAATTAGAATCGAAAACCAAGCTGTAGTTAAGAAAGCATTTGAAAATGAATTTGGCAAATTCTTAGAATTTGAAAACCTAACCTATGTACCTATAGATACCAGACCAATCAAAACAGAAATGTTAACAAATGAAGAAATTGATTGGATCAATGACTACAACAAGAAATGCCAAGAAGTTTTAAGTCCACACCTAGAAGGATCTGACCTAGAATACTTGAAAGAAAGTTGCAAAGAAATTTGA